Sequence from the Gemmatimonadaceae bacterium genome:
ATTCACGGACGCGCTCAAGCGCCACCAGGACAACCTGCCGGGCAAGCACGGCAACTGTCAGATCCCGAAGCTCATCGGCTCGGCCGCACGCTACGAATACGTGGGCGACGGGAGCGATCTCGTGGCGGCGTCGTTCTTCTGGGATCGCGTGGCGCAGCATCACAGCTACGCGACCGGCGGCCACGGGCTCGCCGAGTATTTCGGCTATCCCGATGAGTTGAGTCATCGCGTGGACGGGCGTACCTGCGAGTCGTGCAATGTTTACAATATGCTCAAGCTCACCCGGCGCCTCTTCTCGTTCCGGCCCGATCCGCTCTACGCCGATTTCCACGAGCGCGCGCTGTTCAATCATGCGCTCGCCTCGTTCGATCCGGCGGGCGTGCGCATGTCGTACATGGTGCCCGTGGGCCGCGCGGTGCAGCAGGAGTACCAGGACATGCAGAAGGATTTCACCTGCTGCGTGGGCACGGGGATGGAGAACCACGCGCTGCACGGCGACGGCATCTACTACGAATCGCCCGCGGACGGCACCGTGTGGGTGAACCTCTTCGCGCCGTCGACCGCCGAGTTGCGCTCGGGCGTGCACCTCGCGATGGAGTCGACGTTTCCCGACGGCGACAAGGCCAAGCTCACGATGAGCGTGCCGCGGCCGTCGCGCACGTTCGCGCTCATGGTGCGGCGTCCGGGTTGGGCGGGCGACGCATTCGCGATCTCGGTGAACGGTCAGGCGGTGACGGTGCCGACGCTCGCGAGCGAGCGTGTCGGCGGCGCGGGCGGCCGCGATCTCGGCTTCGATGATCCCGCGCCGAGCTCGTACGTCGAGCTGCGTCGCGAGTGGAAAACGGGCGACGTCGTCGAGATCGCGCTGCCGAAAACGGTGCGCCTCGAACCAACGCCGGACGATCGCACGATCTCCGCGATCATGTGGGGCCCGCTGGTGCTGGCGGCCGATCTTGGCCCGCGTCGCGACGGGCGCGGCGCGCCGAACGGGACGAACGCCGTCGTCGCACCGGTGCTCGTTGCCGATCAACCGGTGACCGCGTGGGTGTCGCCGTCGGGCGCGCGCGCCGGTGATTTCCACACCGCCGCCATCGGACATACCATCGCGCAGCCCAACACGGCTCCGACCGAAGTGAGCTTGACGCCGTTCTATCGCACGCACGGCCGCACGTACAGCGTGTACTTCGATACGCTGTCACAGGCGCAGTTCGACGCACGCGTGGCGTCACATGTCGCGGAAGCCGATCAGCAGCATGCGATCGAGGCGGCGACGATCGCGTACGTGCAGCCCGGCGACACGGCGGCGGAGTCGAAGTACAACTACAGGAGCGACCCGGCGGAGCGGCCGGCGGCGCGGATTGGCCGTAACACGTCGCGCGGCGGGACCGGGTGGTTCTCGTTCGATTTGCCGACGGATGCCGCCGCCGGCGATGCGACGCTCATCCTGACCTACTTCAACGACCTGGGTTTGCCGGTATTAGCAAACTTTAATATCATTGTCGACGGGACGACGGTTGGGCGCTACATGCCCGATCACTCGGCCGGCGGATTCTGGAGCGCGTCGTACGCGGTGCCGGCGTCGCTCATGGCGGGAAAGAAGAGCGTGACGGTCACCGCGCAAGCCGCGCCCGGTGCGCGCATCGCGCCCATTTTCGGAATTCGGCTGGTGCGCGGGAAATCCTGAACCTGGGTCATCCTTTCGCTTCGCTCAGGATGACGAGCGGCGCTACGTCAGCTCCAGTCCCGCCGTATCGGGATTGTCGCGATGGATGCGCGGGCCGCGGCGACGGTCGACGATCTCGCTGCCCGCGAGCAGCATGCGCAGCGCATCGACCGAGAACTCGACCCATTCGGGCGGGTAGGGCGCGAGCCGTCGCCGTTCCACGCCGCCGTCAAACACGAGCCACCCGTTCCGGAATTCCGCCGGCAGGAAGTCGGGCCGTCCGAGGGCGAGCGCATCGCGCGACACCTCGTAGACCTGCCACTGTGCTCCAGTTTCGTCGTCGAAGAGGCGCATCGGGCTCTGGTCGAGAATGCTCCAACCGGCTGCAAGTTCCGCTCCCTGATTGTGACGCGGATTACATGTTCCGGTTGGGACCGCTGGGCGCTAAGGTCCGGACACCATGAGCCCCTCCCGCCTCGAAGCATTCAGCGACGGCGTCATCGCCATCATCATCACGATCATGGTGCTCGAGCTGCGCGCGCCGCACGGCACCTCGTTCGCCGATCTCGCGCCGCTGCTTCCGATCTTCCTGAGCTACGTGCTCAGCTTCGTTTATCTGGGGATTTACTGGAGCAATCACCACCACATGCTGCACGTCACGCATCGGGTCGACGGCGGCATTCTGTGGGCGAATCTCCACCTGCTGTTCTGGCTGTCGCTCGTGCCGTTCGTCACGAGCTGGATGGGCGAGAACGGCGCGAAGCCGGTCCCGACGGCGACGTATGGCGTGGTGCTGCTCATGGCCGGCATCGGCTACTACATCCTGCAGATCGCGATTCTCAGGCGCGAAGGTCCGGACTCGGTGCTCGCGAAGGCGCTGGGCCCCGACGTGAAGGGCAAGCTCTCGCCAATTCTCTACATCCTGGCGATTCCGGCGGCGTTCGTGCGCCCCTGGATTTCCTGGGGGCTGTTCATCACCGTGGCGCTGATGTGGCTCGTGCCGGATTCGCGGATCGAACGCGCGGTCGAACGTGCTCCCGCCGCACCGCTCGAGAGTTAATCGTAGTATAATTATAGTACTATAATTAGCATTTATTGATTGATGTCGCTGCCCGGCGCGATCCGCGGCGGCTCGCCCGGCGCCAGCGGGCGCGACGCGTCGCGCTCGGCCATGACCTTCGTCACGAACCGCTGACCTTCGCTGATCCGCTCGACCTCCACCGCGATCGAGTCGATCGCCTGCTCGAGCCGCTCCATGCGCGACTCCACCGCGCGCAGCTCGGGACTTCCGGGCTTGCCGAGCGTCGTCATCTTCTCCTTGTGCCGGAAATAGGAGATCAACGACAGCGTCCCACCGATGGTCAGGAAGACGATGGGCACGATGATGATTTCTGGCTCGATCATGGGCTCGCGTCGGTGAGAGCGAAGGCGGGGCTGCTCTCAGTACGGTAGCTGAACGCGCGAGTTTCCTCCATCCTTGTTGACACCCCCACGCTGAATCGTCCGTAGACAGTAGATCCCAGCCGGAGATGTCATGATTTTCGCCGTCCTTTGGACCGCCGTCGTCGCCATGATCCTCGGCGCCATCATGGGCCGCGCCTACGAGCGCAACGCGTGGCAGCAGCGGCTGCTCGACCGTACCGGCTTGCTTCCCGACGCGCCCAAGCGCTTGTCCGATGCCGTGCGCGACGTGCGCACGACGGCGAACTCCGCGCCGCAGGATCTCGCGCAGGCCGTGGACGCCATCGCGCTGGAAGTCGAGCGAATTGGCGAGGGCCAACGCTTCCTCACAAAACTGCTCGCCGAGCGCGACGCGCGGATAACTCCGCGAGGCACGAACTCGCCGGCGCCGGGTAGCCTCCGTTCGCCGGTTCCGCCGGCGAGCTAACAGCGACGTCGAGTGCGTTGCGTCACGGTGTGCGATTTACCCGTTGACCGATCATTCAAGCGACTTAGTTTGCACGCTCCCTCGACACGCTGGGTTGCTCCATGTCACCGTTGTTTCCAGTTGCCGGCACGTCACCCTACGTGGTCACGACGGACGACGGCACCATGTTTCACTGTCAGCCGCACGAGATGAGCGGCGAGACGAGTGATGCTCACGGTGACGGCGACGACGGGCGCAGCGCGCGCTGGATCTTCATCGACACCAAGCGCGTCCCGCACGTGGGCCCGGTCTACGACGGTCAGGTCGCGCCGCAAACGCTGCAGCGATTGCTCACCGAGTGGTGGCGACAGGCACGCTGTTGACCTTCGTGGGGCCGCTGACCGGATCGCGCGAGACGATCCAATTCTGTACGAGCGACACCAGCGACCCCGCGCCCATCGATATCGCGAACGCGCTCGACGCGGACCACAGGAACATCAACGTCAGCCCGCCCGACAGAATCCACACCACGCTCGGCGTCGGGCGTCCGGGTACACCCGGCGTGGTGGCGACGATCGCGATGCTGAGGCTCGTCACGAGCCCGGTCAGCAGCAGATCGGGACGCGCGAGATCGCCAATCCAGAAAAATCGCACGCCCGCGCCAAGCCCGCGTCGGACCGCCGTGTACATGGCGCCGAGCAGCGGCGCTTGCACGAGCAGCGAGAGGGCACTCCGAGGCGTCACGAGCTGAATGCCATGTGCGCGATGCAACGCGCTGGTCTCGGCCATCATGCGCGCAGGGTCCTTCTCGTAGCGATTGCGAATCGCCGCAAGCTCGGGCTCGAGCGCGGCGAGCTTGATTTGTTTCGCTCGCACCTCACGCGCCAGGCGCAGCGTCAACGGCAGCAGCGCGACGCGAACCGCCGCGGAGACCAACAGAATGCCGGCGCCCAGGCTGCCGCCGCAGAGGTGCGCGACGGTAAACATCGCGACGCGAACGACGGTGACGACACTGTCCCACATGGTGAGTCCTCGCTGATTTGGCGCCGATGAGCCACTACGGAGAGCGCGGAGGGGAAGTGTCACTCTCCGGCCGCAATCGGCGGCTCATTAGCGCCTCGCCCGCACCGGCCTCATATTCCACCGATCGCCGACTCTCACCGGAGCCCTTCCATGAAGTACATGCTCCTGATCTACAACGACGAAAAAGTCATCGGGTCGCTGCAGGCCGAGGGCAAGTTCGACTCGCTCATGCGCGACTGCTTCGATCATGTCGACGTCCTCGCGCGCCAGGGCAAATTCCTCGACGCGCAGCAGCTCGACCTCGCGTCCACCGCCAAGTCGGTGCGCGTGCGCGGCGGCAAGGTCACCGCGCTCGACGGCCCGTTCGCGGAGACCAAGGAAGTCCTCGGCGGCTTCAACATCATCGAAGCCGACAGTATGGAGGAGGCGATCGAGATCGCGTCGCACTTTCCGTGGGCGCAGACCGGGACGGTGGAAGTGCGGCCGATTCGCGACATCAATACGGTGCGCGAGAACGTGCACACCGGCCAGGCGGCCTGGGCGAAGCAAGGCGCGTAGCGTCGTTCGACCGAGGCCAGCCGCTCGTGAATTGAAGCGTACTGACGCGTAGCTGACGGCTTCTCGAGCGGCAACCTTCTGCGGTCGCGGAGTGACGAACGGAAGTGATGGCACGCGCGCGGCACTCGCGTGGCACTCGCGTGTATCACAAACGTGGCTTCGCCGGCGGAGCATCTCGCCGGCCCTCATTCCAAGACATCGCGAACATCGCAGGAGAGCAGCTCTCATGAATCCCATCAAGCGCCATCGGTGGGGCAAACGCTCCGCCGCTGCCGTTACCGCCGCCGCGGCCATTGTCGCCGTCGCGGCCGCCGAAGCACCTGGCGTACTGCACGCCTTTCCCGCAGCGACCAGCATCGACAGTACGCTCGCCAAGCGCCCCGTCGTCGCGCCGAACTCGTCCGTTGCAAAGCTCGATGAGCTGAGTGACGCGTTCGCCACGATCGCCGCCCGCATCAAGCCGAGCGTCGTGTATATCACCGCGCGTGAGGCCGCCGAGCCGGTCGCAAATCGCCAGCGTGGCCGCGGACAACGCCAGCAGGCGCCGAATCTCGATCAGCTTCCGCCCGAGTTCCGCCAGTTCTTCAAGGATATGCCCGGCATGGGCAGTGGTCCGCAGAGTGACGATCCGGCTCCGCGTGGCGGCGGCATCGCGTCGGGCTCGGGCTTCATCGTCTCGACCGACGGCTACATCCTCACCAACAACCACGTCGTCGACGGCGCGAGCGAAGTGCGCGTGCGCCTTCTCGATCGCCGCGAGTTCAAAGCGAAGGTCGTCGGCCGCGATCCGAACACCGACGTCGCCGTGATCAAGATCGACGCGAACAACCTTGTCGCCGCGCCGCTGGGTGACAGCGATGCCTCGCGCGTCGGCGAATGGGTGCTTGCCGTCGGCAACCCGCTCGGCGAAAACCTCACGTTCACCGTGACGCAGGGGATCATCAGCGCGAAGGGCCGTTCGCTTCAGCTGCCCGGCCAGTCGCAGCAGAGCATTCAGGATTTCATTCAGACCGATGCGGCCATCAACCCGGGCAACTCGGGTGGTCCGCTCGTGAATACGCGCGGCGAAGTGATCGGCATCAACAGCGCGATCGAGAGCCCCACGGGCTACAACGCCGGCTATGGTTTCGCCGTGCCGATGAACATCGCGCGCTCGGTGATGAATCAGATCATCAAGTCCGGTCACGTCGAGCGTGCGGCGTTGGGCATCCAGGTTCGTGACGCAAGTGTCGACGACGCGGCGTATGCCGGACTGAAGGAAACGCGCGGCGTGCTCGTCGAGGATTTCGGCGATGCAACGTCGCCCGCGGCGAAGGCCGGCATCCAGGCTGGTGACGTGATCCTGAGTGTCGACGGCAAGCGCGTCGACTATGTCGCGCAGCTTCAGGAAGCGATCGCGTTCCGGAAGCCGGGCGACGTGGTCTCGGTGCAGGTCGCGCGGAAGGGCGGACAGCTCGTGACGGTGCGCGTTCCGTTGCAGCGTGTCGGCGGCGCGGATGTGAAGACGTCGAACGACGACATGTCGAAGCCCGACGACTCGAAGGGTTTGGCGATGCGCTCGCTCGGCGCGCATGTGATGGCGCTGGACGTGAACACGGAGCGTCAGCTCAAGCTCCCGTCTGACATCAAGGGTGTCGTGGTGACGGGCGTCGATGACGGCACACCGGCCGCGAGCCATCTCGTGGGACCGGACGAAGGCGGCCCGGACATCATCATGTCGGTGGAAGGCACGCCGGTGACGACGCCCGAGCAGCTTCGCGCGGCGTTGTCGAAGGTGAAGTCCGGAGACATCGTGAGTCTGCGCGTGTACAATGCGCCGGCGAAGACCAAGCGGATCGAGCGGGTGAGACTGGGTAGCGAGTAAGCAGGACCGTTCGCCGAGAGATCTTCAAAAAAGGTCGATTACCACGGACGACGGCGGACGAATTCGGAACGGCACGGAGAAGGCGTTACGAGTAACGGCGGTTGACTGCCGTTTCCGCCTTCTCCGTGCCGTTCCGCATTTGTCCGCCGTCTGTCCGTGGTGAGCTTCTTTTTTTTGACTCGCCTGGTAGAGTGGCTTCCTGACGGAACCGGACACCATCTCCCCCGGATTATCGGGAGGTTCTATACTCCAGCCCTAGCGGCCAGACCTCTCGAACCTCCCGGAGCTCCGTTCATGTCCGTTTTTCGCTCTCTCCTCGGTGCGTGCGCGATCGCCTGCGCCCTCACGGCGTGTCATCGCTCGTCGTACTCAGCGGATGATCACAGTGCCCACGCGGCGGGCGACATGGCGATGTCGTCGACGCCGACCGCGGGGCAGGGCATCGCCGGCTTGCCGCCGAGTAATAATTCCGCGCCCGCGCGGCTCGCGAACTCACCGCGACATGGCGAGTGGGTGAAGATCGCGTGGGAGCCAGGCTCCAAAGATTCGCTGATGGCGTGGATCGTCTACCCGATGACGAACCGCGCGCATTCGCCCGTTGTGGTGGTCGTGCACGAGATTTTCGGGTTATCGACGTGGGTGCGCGGCGTAGCCGATCAGGTTGCGGCGGAAGGATTCATCGCGATCGCGCCGGATCTCGAGTCGCGCGTGCGTGGCGGCCCGAGCACCGAAGAGCTTCCGCGCGACTCGGCGACCAAGCTCATTCAGGGTGTGAACATCGCGGAACGTAACCGCGGCATCATCGCCTCGGCACGCTATGCGATGATGCAGCCGTCGGCGGCGCCGAAGTACGCGGTGATCGGCTTCTGCTGGGGCGGACAGACCGTGTGGGGGCACGCGGTGCAGGGGGGCACGAATGGGTTCGTGGGCGGCGTCGCGTACTACGGCGCCTTCCCGTTCATGAACGGCGGCCAGATCGCGGCGGATTCGATGGCGAAGATCAAGGTGCCGGTGATGCTGCTCTCGGGGTCGCTCGACTCGCGCATCACGGCGTCGATGCCGGCGATCGATTCGATCATGAAGGCGCAGGGCCATTGGTATTTCGGCAAGAACTACGAGGGCGCGTCACACGGCTTCGCGCGCTCGCAGAATGACGTGCGCAACCTGCCGCCGAACCCGACACAGCAGCAGATCGACGCGGCGAAGAATGGTCCGATCGCCGACCTCGCCGCGATCA
This genomic interval carries:
- a CDS encoding beta-L-arabinofuranosidase domain-containing protein encodes the protein MTKRRDFLKASAATAAGAMVGSRGSGLPVANAETATPTTADRLRAHRVPLDKVRLTGGPLKQAQDSAAAYLLSLDPDRMMALYRTRAGLTPKAQPYAGWDGPGRNLTGHIAGHHLSAVSLMYVATGDARFRQRADYLVRELDTVQRKNGDGYLSALEGGREAFAALSRGEIKSAAFDLNGLWSPWYTLHKTFAGLRDAYRYTGNKTALGVETKFAGWADRVLAPLDQAQLARMLNTEHGGMNEVLADLYVDTRDQRWLTLSRKFEHHAFTDALKRHQDNLPGKHGNCQIPKLIGSAARYEYVGDGSDLVAASFFWDRVAQHHSYATGGHGLAEYFGYPDELSHRVDGRTCESCNVYNMLKLTRRLFSFRPDPLYADFHERALFNHALASFDPAGVRMSYMVPVGRAVQQEYQDMQKDFTCCVGTGMENHALHGDGIYYESPADGTVWVNLFAPSTAELRSGVHLAMESTFPDGDKAKLTMSVPRPSRTFALMVRRPGWAGDAFAISVNGQAVTVPTLASERVGGAGGRDLGFDDPAPSSYVELRREWKTGDVVEIALPKTVRLEPTPDDRTISAIMWGPLVLAADLGPRRDGRGAPNGTNAVVAPVLVADQPVTAWVSPSGARAGDFHTAAIGHTIAQPNTAPTEVSLTPFYRTHGRTYSVYFDTLSQAQFDARVASHVAEADQQHAIEAATIAYVQPGDTAAESKYNYRSDPAERPAARIGRNTSRGGTGWFSFDLPTDAAAGDATLILTYFNDLGLPVLANFNIIVDGTTVGRYMPDHSAGGFWSASYAVPASLMAGKKSVTVTAQAAPGARIAPIFGIRLVRGKS
- a CDS encoding TMEM175 family protein, whose protein sequence is MSPSRLEAFSDGVIAIIITIMVLELRAPHGTSFADLAPLLPIFLSYVLSFVYLGIYWSNHHHMLHVTHRVDGGILWANLHLLFWLSLVPFVTSWMGENGAKPVPTATYGVVLLMAGIGYYILQIAILRREGPDSVLAKALGPDVKGKLSPILYILAIPAAFVRPWISWGLFITVALMWLVPDSRIERAVERAPAAPLES
- a CDS encoding YidC/Oxa1 family membrane protein insertase, with protein sequence MWDSVVTVVRVAMFTVAHLCGGSLGAGILLVSAAVRVALLPLTLRLAREVRAKQIKLAALEPELAAIRNRYEKDPARMMAETSALHRAHGIQLVTPRSALSLLVQAPLLGAMYTAVRRGLGAGVRFFWIGDLARPDLLLTGLVTSLSIAIVATTPGVPGRPTPSVVWILSGGLTLMFLWSASSAFAISMGAGSLVSLVQNWIVSRDPVSGPTKVNSVPVATTR
- a CDS encoding YciI family protein, giving the protein MKYMLLIYNDEKVIGSLQAEGKFDSLMRDCFDHVDVLARQGKFLDAQQLDLASTAKSVRVRGGKVTALDGPFAETKEVLGGFNIIEADSMEEAIEIASHFPWAQTGTVEVRPIRDINTVRENVHTGQAAWAKQGA
- a CDS encoding Do family serine endopeptidase; amino-acid sequence: MNPIKRHRWGKRSAAAVTAAAAIVAVAAAEAPGVLHAFPAATSIDSTLAKRPVVAPNSSVAKLDELSDAFATIAARIKPSVVYITAREAAEPVANRQRGRGQRQQAPNLDQLPPEFRQFFKDMPGMGSGPQSDDPAPRGGGIASGSGFIVSTDGYILTNNHVVDGASEVRVRLLDRREFKAKVVGRDPNTDVAVIKIDANNLVAAPLGDSDASRVGEWVLAVGNPLGENLTFTVTQGIISAKGRSLQLPGQSQQSIQDFIQTDAAINPGNSGGPLVNTRGEVIGINSAIESPTGYNAGYGFAVPMNIARSVMNQIIKSGHVERAALGIQVRDASVDDAAYAGLKETRGVLVEDFGDATSPAAKAGIQAGDVILSVDGKRVDYVAQLQEAIAFRKPGDVVSVQVARKGGQLVTVRVPLQRVGGADVKTSNDDMSKPDDSKGLAMRSLGAHVMALDVNTERQLKLPSDIKGVVVTGVDDGTPAASHLVGPDEGGPDIIMSVEGTPVTTPEQLRAALSKVKSGDIVSLRVYNAPAKTKRIERVRLGSE
- a CDS encoding dienelactone hydrolase family protein, coding for MSVFRSLLGACAIACALTACHRSSYSADDHSAHAAGDMAMSSTPTAGQGIAGLPPSNNSAPARLANSPRHGEWVKIAWEPGSKDSLMAWIVYPMTNRAHSPVVVVVHEIFGLSTWVRGVADQVAAEGFIAIAPDLESRVRGGPSTEELPRDSATKLIQGVNIAERNRGIIASARYAMMQPSAAPKYAVIGFCWGGQTVWGHAVQGGTNGFVGGVAYYGAFPFMNGGQIAADSMAKIKVPVMLLSGSLDSRITASMPAIDSIMKAQGHWYFGKNYEGASHGFARSQNDVRNLPPNPTQQQIDAAKNGPIADLAAIKDAWPRTVEFLKKNLGI